The window GGCGTCGGCGGGGTGGCGTCCGTCCTGGACAAGGGCGTGGTCGAGCTCGACGCCACCTACTACGACACCGTCGACGAACGCCTGGCCACCGCCTCACTCACCCTGCGCCGCCGCACCGGAGGCGCCGACGCCGGCTGGCACCTGAAGTTCCCGGTCGCACCCGGGGTCCGCGACGAGATCCGGGCCCCCCTCTCCGACACCGTCCCCGACGAGATCGCCGCCCTCGTCCGCTCCCGCGTCCGCGACGACGAGCTGATCCCCCTCGTCCGGCTGCGCTCCGCCCGCGACGTGCGCCACCTGGTCGACGCCGACGGCACCCTGCTCGCCGAGGCGAGCGTCGACACCGTCACCGCCGAGCGGCTCAACGGCAAGGGCGGAGCCGCCCAGTGGACCGAGATCGAGGTGGAACTCGCCGACGACGGCGACCCCGCCTTCCTCGACCGGGTGGAGAAACGACTGCGCAAGTCGGGCGTGCGCCCCTCCAAGTCACCGTCGAAACTGGCCCGCGCCCTGGAACAGACCGCCCCCCGCCGCCGCAGGAGGACGAAGCCCGCACAGCCGGTCACCGCCGGCGACCATGTCCTCGCCTACCTCCGCGCCCAGCGGGACGTGCTGGTCGAGCTCGACCCCGCCGTCCGCCGGGACGTGCCCGACTCCGTGCACCGTATGCGGGTCGCCACCCGCCGCGCCCGCAGCACCCTGCGCACCTTCCGCAACGTCCTCGACCGCGGCGCCACCGATCCCCTCGTCGCCGAGCTGAAGTGGCTCGCCGGCGAGCTGGGCATCGACCGCGACCAGGAGGTGCTCGCCGACCGCCTCACCAAGGCCCTCGACGACGTCCCCCCGGCCCTGGTCACCGGGCCGGTCCGCGAGCGGATCACCGGCTGGGCGGAAGCCCGCCACCGCGGTGCCCACAGCCACCTGACCGGGGTCCTCGACTCCCGCCGCTACCTCACCCTGCTGGACGCCCTGGACCGGCTCCTCGCCGACCCGCCCCTGCGGAAGGCGGCCGGCAAGAAGCCGCGCAAGGCGCTCGACAAGGCCGTACGCAAGGATCTGGCGAAGGTTTCCGCCCTGGTGGAGCAGTCGATGGAGCTGTCGCCCGGCGAGGACCGCGACCACGCCCTGCACGAGGCCCGCAAGAAGGCCAAGCGCACCCGCTACGCGGCCGAGGCCGCCACCCCCGCGCTCGGCGGCCCCGCGGGCTCCCTGGCCAAGTCCATGAAGTCGCTGACCAGCCTCCTCGGGGAGCACCAGGACAGCGTCATGGCCCG of the Streptomyces sp. 1222.5 genome contains:
- a CDS encoding CYTH and CHAD domain-containing protein translates to MADEKREIERKYESDDSGLPDLTGVGGVASVLDKGVVELDATYYDTVDERLATASLTLRRRTGGADAGWHLKFPVAPGVRDEIRAPLSDTVPDEIAALVRSRVRDDELIPLVRLRSARDVRHLVDADGTLLAEASVDTVTAERLNGKGGAAQWTEIEVELADDGDPAFLDRVEKRLRKSGVRPSKSPSKLARALEQTAPRRRRRTKPAQPVTAGDHVLAYLRAQRDVLVELDPAVRRDVPDSVHRMRVATRRARSTLRTFRNVLDRGATDPLVAELKWLAGELGIDRDQEVLADRLTKALDDVPPALVTGPVRERITGWAEARHRGAHSHLTGVLDSRRYLTLLDALDRLLADPPLRKAAGKKPRKALDKAVRKDLAKVSALVEQSMELSPGEDRDHALHEARKKAKRTRYAAEAATPALGGPAGSLAKSMKSLTSLLGEHQDSVMARHTLRELSAVAHAAGENTFTYGLLYGRQEARATRTEEDLPGLWKKIGSSVSG